A window from Moritella yayanosii encodes these proteins:
- a CDS encoding DUF1819 family protein has product MSDTKYKLSLTLRPALIHESRLVAEQYTHLKDWKLVRDEVLKNNLLQARTESTSRTIYGEVSKRLKNLTDDELSLMTTSDSDAKQLVWLAICRQYLFTYQFAIEVLSEHFTKSRFQLYTEDYNAFFNAKAEWHSNLDNITQQSRYKAQQTMFKMLAECGLVNKDKELLHQNLSPQLRELIQLTNIDDMRIYPGAEF; this is encoded by the coding sequence ATGAGTGATACCAAATACAAGCTGTCACTTACATTAAGACCAGCATTAATTCATGAAAGTAGATTAGTAGCAGAGCAATACACTCACCTTAAAGATTGGAAGTTGGTTCGTGACGAAGTTTTAAAAAATAATCTTTTACAAGCTCGAACCGAGAGTACATCCCGCACAATATACGGTGAGGTTTCTAAACGTCTCAAAAATTTAACTGATGATGAATTGTCGCTAATGACCACATCAGATTCAGACGCTAAGCAATTGGTTTGGCTGGCTATCTGTCGTCAATACTTATTTACATATCAATTTGCCATTGAGGTTTTGTCTGAGCATTTCACTAAGAGTAGATTCCAATTGTATACAGAAGATTATAATGCTTTTTTTAACGCTAAAGCAGAATGGCACAGTAATCTAGACAACATTACTCAACAATCAAGATACAAAGCCCAGCAAACTATGTTCAAAATGTTAGCCGAGTGCGGGTTAGTAAACAAAGACAAAGAACTATTGCATCAAAACCTTTCTCCTCAACTAAGAGAATTGATCCAGTTAACAAATATTGATGATATGAGAATTTACCCTGGAGCAGAGTTTTAA
- a CDS encoding RNA-guided endonuclease TnpB family protein — protein sequence MRKNSLRLHEKIANSRRDFTHKMTSTLINENQVIGIESLKVKNMVKNRKLAKHLHDANFGEIARQLEYKADWYGRKLSAISQWFPSSKMCSECGALYAGQWSLAIRTWTCACGAVHDRDHNAAINIHKEGLRLAA from the coding sequence ATGCGAAAAAACTCGCTAAGGCTTCACGAAAAGATAGCGAATTCCCGTAGAGACTTTACGCATAAAATGACGTCGACACTTATAAACGAAAACCAAGTGATAGGGATCGAGTCATTGAAAGTCAAAAATATGGTGAAAAATCGCAAGTTGGCAAAGCATCTCCATGATGCTAATTTCGGTGAAATAGCAAGGCAGTTAGAATATAAGGCTGATTGGTACGGGCGTAAATTATCAGCTATTAGCCAGTGGTTTCCTTCGTCTAAAATGTGCAGCGAGTGTGGAGCGTTATACGCTGGGCAGTGGTCATTAGCGATCAGGACGTGGACTTGCGCATGCGGCGCTGTTCACGATAGAGATCATAATGCTGCTATCAATATCCATAAAGAGGGATTAAGACTAGCAGCTTAA
- a CDS encoding helix-turn-helix domain-containing protein, with protein MTERWLSVEEIAGYLGVSKDTIYAWRDKKGLPAHRIGRFWKFKAIEVDEWVISGSASESSEGSRK; from the coding sequence ATGACTGAGCGTTGGCTTTCTGTCGAGGAAATTGCAGGTTATTTAGGTGTTAGTAAAGACACAATTTACGCATGGCGTGATAAGAAAGGCTTACCTGCACATCGCATCGGTCGCTTTTGGAAGTTCAAGGCTATTGAAGTAGATGAATGGGTTATAAGTGGAAGTGCTTCCGAGTCGTCGGAAGGGAGTCGTAAATGA
- a CDS encoding MFS transporter, giving the protein MKAQSKSRSKLFSQLFSKLPSKESPFVFLALAGIVMTMTFSAWNALLNNFAIENAAFTGAEIGTLQSIREIPGLLAFTAAFILLVLTEQVLAIIALSLLCIGVAITGFFPSVYGLYATTVLMSIGFHYYETINQSLSLQWFSKAEAPALLGRLLAIKSFAALCTFAGIWLAFSVFDTDYITVYMVCGSLGLAITAWLATHKPKTENTHVQHKKLILRKQWNGHRLTLSRC; this is encoded by the coding sequence ATGAAAGCACAATCCAAATCACGCTCTAAACTATTTTCTCAATTATTTTCCAAATTACCCTCTAAAGAAAGTCCATTTGTGTTTCTCGCCCTTGCCGGCATAGTCATGACCATGACCTTTTCCGCCTGGAATGCCCTGCTAAATAACTTTGCTATCGAGAATGCTGCGTTTACCGGGGCTGAAATTGGCACGCTGCAATCGATACGTGAAATACCGGGTTTACTGGCTTTCACGGCTGCGTTTATATTGCTGGTATTAACAGAACAAGTCTTGGCCATTATCGCCTTGTCGTTATTATGCATAGGGGTGGCGATAACGGGTTTCTTCCCGTCTGTTTATGGCTTGTATGCCACCACAGTGCTGATGTCGATAGGTTTCCATTATTACGAGACCATCAACCAATCATTAAGCCTGCAATGGTTTAGTAAAGCCGAAGCACCTGCACTGCTAGGCCGTCTGTTAGCGATTAAATCATTTGCAGCGCTCTGTACCTTCGCCGGTATTTGGCTAGCATTTAGTGTGTTTGATACTGACTACATCACTGTATACATGGTCTGTGGATCACTCGGGTTAGCTATCACCGCGTGGTTAGCAACCCATAAGCCTAAAACCGAAAACACGCATGTACAACATAAAAAACTCATCTTGCGTAAGCAATGGAATGGACACCGCCTCACCCTTTCGCGCTGTTGA
- a CDS encoding transposase, translating to MKLIAYKYRFYPNNEQAVMLSQTFGCVRVAYNSALAFSKAQYELGNKTNYNDWSKNLTQLKKNPDLLWLKDISSVPLQQALKHLNKGFQSFFKSGFGYPKFKSKHNYQSASYMSNGFKWDADKQSLLLAKMKQPLKIKWSRYFTGKPSSLTVSKTKSGKYFVSILVKEAIKQLPIVNKTVGVDVGIKDLAICSDGVKFNNPRLINRYAKKLAKASRKDSEFP from the coding sequence TTGAAGTTAATCGCGTACAAATACAGATTTTACCCGAATAACGAGCAAGCAGTCATGCTTTCTCAGACATTTGGTTGTGTGCGTGTCGCTTATAATTCAGCATTGGCGTTTTCTAAAGCGCAGTATGAACTAGGCAATAAAACCAATTATAACGATTGGAGTAAGAACCTCACTCAGCTTAAAAAGAACCCCGACCTTTTGTGGCTGAAAGACATATCAAGCGTGCCTTTGCAACAGGCGTTAAAACACCTTAACAAAGGTTTTCAGTCCTTTTTTAAGTCAGGGTTTGGTTACCCTAAATTTAAATCAAAGCATAATTATCAATCAGCCAGTTACATGAGTAACGGGTTCAAATGGGATGCAGATAAACAATCATTATTACTCGCTAAAATGAAGCAACCGCTTAAAATAAAGTGGTCGCGCTACTTCACTGGAAAACCAAGTTCACTTACCGTATCCAAGACTAAATCAGGTAAGTATTTTGTTTCAATATTAGTGAAAGAAGCGATAAAACAGCTGCCGATTGTTAATAAAACGGTCGGTGTCGATGTTGGCATTAAAGATTTAGCGATCTGCTCGGATGGCGTTAAATTTAACAACCCGCGCTTAATAAATCGATATGCGAAAAAACTCGCTAAGGCTTCACGAAAAGATAGCGAATTCCCGTAG